A single genomic interval of Spinacia oleracea cultivar Varoflay chromosome 6, BTI_SOV_V1, whole genome shotgun sequence harbors:
- the LOC110796447 gene encoding transcription factor bHLH157, with translation MGLEVGESFVKKTLRKLCLSHGWSYGVFWRFDPRNHMLLTVEDAYYENHVATVMDNMLLQVHMLGEGLIGEAALDGRHRWMFVNPSTVNYNLNLQFSSGIKTVAVIPVDLRGVVQFGSTKEIFETPEMLDQARKCLLQDNDSFSGVAGSHPLLSNSDTGGPNGLFPSLSTSWETGIEDCSLFDSLQFPGELYGIEQFEPVHLLPPVSLPDTSQSDDLSQWLADSSKLCVTGLDLEAMLSDDIPSNNQGKQPASSSQNSLTNAFDFGYGELGDVVNAVEDNKINTLSGHGPKKGLFSELGLDHLLTNGCSSGSSSIEDQWQSSKKRKTEPYQTTVNNNNQMQQSFQSWGVKVMQPTSTGVQMQDFGSLKECMAKSQGRLWIDESYSGGDAKSCISGANIPSKPEEPPKATKKRARPGESTRPRPKDRQLIADRIKDLRDLIPNGAKLSIDALLNRTIKHMLFLQNLNKHADKLKQVDEPKLMIGQENGLIQKAISTSGSSGGRRNATWAYEVGGSNLLCPIIVEDLNEPGQMLIEMLCEERGYFLEIVDVVRGFGLTILKGIMETRNDKIWAHFIVEGNKHITRMDVFVSLMQLLQGTNTSEVRSTTCEAANIVTNAAPLWCDFQQHVVPLPI, from the exons atggGGTTGGAAGTTGGAGAGTCATTTGTTAAGAAGACACTCAGGAAATTATGTTTGAGCCATGGTTGGTCTTATGGTGTTTTTTGGCGTTTTGATCCACGGAATCATAT GTTGTTAACTGTAGAAGATGCTTACTATGAGAATCATGTTGCAACTGTAATGGATAATATGCTTCTGCAAGTCCACATGCTTGGTGAAGG ATTAATCGGTGAAGCCGCTCTGGATGGGAGACATAGATGGATGTTTGTAAATCCTTCAACAGTAAATTACAACCTAAATCTCCAGTTTTCATCTGGGATTAAG ACTGTTGCAGTAATCCCAGTCGATTTGCGAGGCGTGGTACAATTCGGGTCCACGAAAGAG ATTTTTGAAACACCTGAGATGTTGGATCAAGCAAGGAAGTGTCTTCTTCAAGACAATGATTCTTTTTCCGGGGTAGCAGGAAGTCATCCTTTGTTGTCCAATTCCGATACCGGGGGCCCGAACGGGCTGTTTCCTTCCTTGTCTACATCTTGGGAAACCGGCATAGAAGACTGTTCGTTGTTTGATTCGTTACAGTTTCCTGGAGAATTGTACGGGATCGAGCAGTTTGAGCCCGTTCATCTTCTACCACCAGTATCATTGCCTGATACATCTCAATCAGATGATCTTTCACAGTGGCTTGCAGATTCATCAAAGCTTTGTGTTACTGGGTTAGATCTAGAAGCCATGCTTTCTGATGACATCCCATCAAATAACCAAGGAAAACAACCAGCTTCCTCGTCACAAAACTCATTAACTAACGCGTTTGATTTTGGCTATGGCGAGTTGGGTGATGTGGTTAATGCTGTTGAAGATAATAAAATCAACACCTTGTCGGGCCATGGCCCGAAAAAAGGGTTGTTCTCTGAGTTGGGTTTGGACCATCTTTTGACAAATGGTTGTTCTAGTGGAAGTTCTTCTATAGAAGATCAATGGCAGTCATCCAAAAAGAGGAAAACCGAACCCTATCAAACCACGGTCAATAATAATAACCAAATGCAGCAAAGTTTCCAATCTTGGGGAGTAAAAGTGATGCAACCTACAAGTACTGGTGTACAAATGCAGGATTTCGGGTCATTAAAAGAATGTATGGCGAAATCACAAGGAAGGTTGTGGATTGATGAAAGCTATAGTGGTGGGGATGCTAAGAGCTGCATCAGTGGTGCTAATATACCAAGTAAGCCCGAAGAACCTCCAAAGGCCACTAAGAAAAGAGCCAGGCCCGGTGAAAGTACCCGTCCAAGGCCCAAAGATCGACAATTGATTGCTGATCGTATTAAAGACTTGAGAGATCTTATCCCTAATGGTGCAAAG CTAAGCATTGATGCGTTGCTAAATCGCACCATTAAACACATGCTTTTCTTGCAAAACTTGAACAAGCATGCAGACAAACTCAAACAAGTTGATGAACCTAAA TTGATGATTGGCCAAGAAAATGGCTTAATTCAGAAAGCTATTTCAACCTCAGGATCTTCGGGTGGTAGGCGTAATGCTACTTGGGCATACGAAGTTGGAGGATCGAACCTTCTTTGTCCAATTATAGTAGAGGATCTTAATGAACCAGGTCAAATGCTCATTGAG ATGCTCTGTGAAGAACGAGGATACTTCCTAGAGATAGTTGATGTAGTTCGCGGCTTTGGCTTAACCATACTCAAAGGAATCATGGAAACGAGAAACGACAAAATATGGGCACACTTCATTGTTGAG GGAAACAAGCATATAACGAGAATGGATGTATTCGTGTCCCTAATGCAGCTATTGCAAGGCACAAACACGAGTGAAGTACGAAGCACAACGTGTGAGGCGGCTAACATAGTCACCAACGCAGCTCCATTATGGTGCGATTTCCAGCAACATGTGGTGCCACTTCCCATTTAA
- the LOC110796425 gene encoding uncharacterized protein isoform X1, which yields MEETIAISETDNSSQSSQFNSATSRVICRVCQKQFSQYTCPRCNTRYCSLHCYKTHSLRCTESFMRENVVDGMRQLRPDDESKKKMLEILKRYHAEDEEDDMDEDEATLSEETIETVLSGGEINYDDLTAEEKKLFQRAIATGELSKMIEPWEPWWLKPSARTISLSHNGTQLIQPLTSGEEASGSNSDEKNLESEIPPGPETPLPPLKKLTSAEPSPLLAFHLVDILYSYCFTLRLYNGDWSSDAIGASTVVTTVSSVLGQSGQPESMLETVSYCLEQTCSPAFRHMGGLQFGFGVIDDVVSLISLGRAGLVCGLCDLQRMIEAGEMELKTEKSRKGTRLEVKSRLKSAGRKIYFLLCWVNEQDEEVWSSLSVVVQAEKASQLEYKGNERRRSEKKTNDENRALIEEV from the exons ATGGAGGAAACTATtgctatctctgaaactgacaATTCCTCTCAGTCTTCGCAGTTTAACTCCGCCACTTCTCGCGTTATCTGCCGTGT ATGTCAGAAGCAGTTTTCGCAATATACTTGCCCTCGCTGCAACACCAGGTACTGCTCCCTTCATTGTTACAAG ACTCACAGCCTCCGATGCACTGAATCTTTTATGCGGGAGAATGTTGTGGATGGGATGAGGCAGCTACGCCCTGATGACGAGAGCAAGAAAAAGATGCTGGAAATACTCAAAAGATATCATGCTGAAGATGAGGAAGATGACATGGATGAGGATG AGGCAACCCTCTCTGAAGAGACAATTGAAACGGTTCTATCAG GAGGTGAAATAAATTATGACGACCTAACCGCTGAAGAGAAGAAACTTTTCCAAAGAGCTATAGCAACTGGAGAGTTGAGCAAGATGATCGAGCCATGGGAACCATGGTGGTTAAAACCTTCTGCTCGAACAATATCTCTGAGTCACAACGGAACCCAACTTATCCAGCCTTTAACAAGTGGAGAAGAAGCATCAGGATCAAACTCCGATGAAAAAAACCTAGAGAGTGAAATTCCACCTGGACCAGAGACACCATTACCGCCACTTAAGAAGCTTACTTCCGCAGAGCCTTCCCCACTTCTCGCTTTTCATCTGGTTGACATTCTATACAGTTACTGTTTCACCCTCCGTCTTTATAACGGGGATTGGTCATCAGATGCTATCGGAGCTTCCACGGTAGTCACTACTGTATCCTCTGTTTTGGGCCAAAGTGGTCAACCAGAATCCATGTTAGAAACTGTTTCATATTGCTTAGAACAGACTTGTTCTCCGGCGTTTAGACACATGGGTGGTTTACAGTTTGGGTTTGGTGTTATTGATGATGTAGTGTCCCTGATTTCCCTTGGTAGGGCCGGTTTAGTCTGTGGTTTATGCGACCTGCAGAGGATGATTGAGGCAGGAGAGATGGAACTGAAAACCGAGAAATCAAGAAAAGGGACGAGATTAGAGGTCAAGAGCAGGCTTAAATCTGCTGGAAGGAAGATCTACTTTTTATTGTGTTGGGTGAATGAGCAAGACGAAGAAGTTTGGTCTTCTTTGTCAGTTGTTGTTCAGGCTGAAAAGGCTTCCCAGTTGGAATATAAAGGCAACGAAAGGAGGAGATCCGAGAAGAAGACAAATGACGAAAATAGAGCTCTAATAGAAGAGGTTTAA
- the LOC110796425 gene encoding uncharacterized protein isoform X2, which produces MSEAVFAIYLPSLQHQTHSLRCTESFMRENVVDGMRQLRPDDESKKKMLEILKRYHAEDEEDDMDEDEATLSEETIETVLSGGEINYDDLTAEEKKLFQRAIATGELSKMIEPWEPWWLKPSARTISLSHNGTQLIQPLTSGEEASGSNSDEKNLESEIPPGPETPLPPLKKLTSAEPSPLLAFHLVDILYSYCFTLRLYNGDWSSDAIGASTVVTTVSSVLGQSGQPESMLETVSYCLEQTCSPAFRHMGGLQFGFGVIDDVVSLISLGRAGLVCGLCDLQRMIEAGEMELKTEKSRKGTRLEVKSRLKSAGRKIYFLLCWVNEQDEEVWSSLSVVVQAEKASQLEYKGNERRRSEKKTNDENRALIEEV; this is translated from the exons ATGTCAGAAGCAGTTTTCGCAATATACTTGCCCTCGCTGCAACACCAG ACTCACAGCCTCCGATGCACTGAATCTTTTATGCGGGAGAATGTTGTGGATGGGATGAGGCAGCTACGCCCTGATGACGAGAGCAAGAAAAAGATGCTGGAAATACTCAAAAGATATCATGCTGAAGATGAGGAAGATGACATGGATGAGGATG AGGCAACCCTCTCTGAAGAGACAATTGAAACGGTTCTATCAG GAGGTGAAATAAATTATGACGACCTAACCGCTGAAGAGAAGAAACTTTTCCAAAGAGCTATAGCAACTGGAGAGTTGAGCAAGATGATCGAGCCATGGGAACCATGGTGGTTAAAACCTTCTGCTCGAACAATATCTCTGAGTCACAACGGAACCCAACTTATCCAGCCTTTAACAAGTGGAGAAGAAGCATCAGGATCAAACTCCGATGAAAAAAACCTAGAGAGTGAAATTCCACCTGGACCAGAGACACCATTACCGCCACTTAAGAAGCTTACTTCCGCAGAGCCTTCCCCACTTCTCGCTTTTCATCTGGTTGACATTCTATACAGTTACTGTTTCACCCTCCGTCTTTATAACGGGGATTGGTCATCAGATGCTATCGGAGCTTCCACGGTAGTCACTACTGTATCCTCTGTTTTGGGCCAAAGTGGTCAACCAGAATCCATGTTAGAAACTGTTTCATATTGCTTAGAACAGACTTGTTCTCCGGCGTTTAGACACATGGGTGGTTTACAGTTTGGGTTTGGTGTTATTGATGATGTAGTGTCCCTGATTTCCCTTGGTAGGGCCGGTTTAGTCTGTGGTTTATGCGACCTGCAGAGGATGATTGAGGCAGGAGAGATGGAACTGAAAACCGAGAAATCAAGAAAAGGGACGAGATTAGAGGTCAAGAGCAGGCTTAAATCTGCTGGAAGGAAGATCTACTTTTTATTGTGTTGGGTGAATGAGCAAGACGAAGAAGTTTGGTCTTCTTTGTCAGTTGTTGTTCAGGCTGAAAAGGCTTCCCAGTTGGAATATAAAGGCAACGAAAGGAGGAGATCCGAGAAGAAGACAAATGACGAAAATAGAGCTCTAATAGAAGAGGTTTAA
- the LOC110796425 gene encoding uncharacterized protein isoform X3 produces the protein MRENVVDGMRQLRPDDESKKKMLEILKRYHAEDEEDDMDEDEATLSEETIETVLSGGEINYDDLTAEEKKLFQRAIATGELSKMIEPWEPWWLKPSARTISLSHNGTQLIQPLTSGEEASGSNSDEKNLESEIPPGPETPLPPLKKLTSAEPSPLLAFHLVDILYSYCFTLRLYNGDWSSDAIGASTVVTTVSSVLGQSGQPESMLETVSYCLEQTCSPAFRHMGGLQFGFGVIDDVVSLISLGRAGLVCGLCDLQRMIEAGEMELKTEKSRKGTRLEVKSRLKSAGRKIYFLLCWVNEQDEEVWSSLSVVVQAEKASQLEYKGNERRRSEKKTNDENRALIEEV, from the exons ATGCGGGAGAATGTTGTGGATGGGATGAGGCAGCTACGCCCTGATGACGAGAGCAAGAAAAAGATGCTGGAAATACTCAAAAGATATCATGCTGAAGATGAGGAAGATGACATGGATGAGGATG AGGCAACCCTCTCTGAAGAGACAATTGAAACGGTTCTATCAG GAGGTGAAATAAATTATGACGACCTAACCGCTGAAGAGAAGAAACTTTTCCAAAGAGCTATAGCAACTGGAGAGTTGAGCAAGATGATCGAGCCATGGGAACCATGGTGGTTAAAACCTTCTGCTCGAACAATATCTCTGAGTCACAACGGAACCCAACTTATCCAGCCTTTAACAAGTGGAGAAGAAGCATCAGGATCAAACTCCGATGAAAAAAACCTAGAGAGTGAAATTCCACCTGGACCAGAGACACCATTACCGCCACTTAAGAAGCTTACTTCCGCAGAGCCTTCCCCACTTCTCGCTTTTCATCTGGTTGACATTCTATACAGTTACTGTTTCACCCTCCGTCTTTATAACGGGGATTGGTCATCAGATGCTATCGGAGCTTCCACGGTAGTCACTACTGTATCCTCTGTTTTGGGCCAAAGTGGTCAACCAGAATCCATGTTAGAAACTGTTTCATATTGCTTAGAACAGACTTGTTCTCCGGCGTTTAGACACATGGGTGGTTTACAGTTTGGGTTTGGTGTTATTGATGATGTAGTGTCCCTGATTTCCCTTGGTAGGGCCGGTTTAGTCTGTGGTTTATGCGACCTGCAGAGGATGATTGAGGCAGGAGAGATGGAACTGAAAACCGAGAAATCAAGAAAAGGGACGAGATTAGAGGTCAAGAGCAGGCTTAAATCTGCTGGAAGGAAGATCTACTTTTTATTGTGTTGGGTGAATGAGCAAGACGAAGAAGTTTGGTCTTCTTTGTCAGTTGTTGTTCAGGCTGAAAAGGCTTCCCAGTTGGAATATAAAGGCAACGAAAGGAGGAGATCCGAGAAGAAGACAAATGACGAAAATAGAGCTCTAATAGAAGAGGTTTAA
- the LOC110794947 gene encoding 40S ribosomal protein S27-2-like — MVLQNDIDLLNPPAELEKRKHKLKRLVQTPNSYFMDVKCQGCLFITTVFSHSQTVIMCPSCKTVICQPTGGKARLTEGCSFRRKAD; from the coding sequence ATGGTGTTACAGAACGACATAGATTTGCTGAACCCGCCGGCGGAGTTGGAGAAGAGGAAGCATAAACTGAAAAGATTGGTGCAGACTCCGAACTCGTATTTCATGGACGTAAAGTGCCAAGGTTGCTTGTTCATTACAACTGTGTTCAGCCATTCTCAGACTGTGATTATGTGCCCTAGTTGTAAGACCGTTATTTGTCAGCCTACTGGTGGTAAAGCTAGGCTTACTGAGGGTTGCTCCTTTCGCCGAAAGGCAGATTAA